The proteins below are encoded in one region of Ciconia boyciana chromosome 19, ASM3463844v1, whole genome shotgun sequence:
- the ZBTB48 gene encoding telomere zinc finger-associated protein has translation MAAAAAHSVRVLRELNRQRAAGQFCDATLGVGGREFRAHWPVLASCSRFFRARGPGGPVALPEGLADTFQLLLDFFYTGRLALTAHNRARLLAAAEQLGVPDAVALCRAFRPAAPRQRPRRAAAPSRPGEADVAAAAAPQPGGQAAPSPAPEAAAAGDGGRGDSDAESLPEKKALRSKKNSPPGKGPGSAGTPGSRKGTAVPVECPTCHKTFLSKYYLKVHNRKHTGEKPFECSKCGKCYFRKENLLEHEARNCMNRSEQVFTCSVCQEVFKRRMELRLHMVSHTGEMPYKCSSCAQQFMQKKDLQSHMIKLHGAPKPHACSTCSKCFLSRTELRLHEAFKHRGEKLFVCEECGHRASSRNGLQMHIKAKHRNERPYVCEFCHHAFTQKANLNMHLRTHTGEKPFQCHLCGKTFRTQASLDKHNRTHTGERPFSCEFCDQRFTEKGPLLRHIASRHQEGRPHFCQICGKTFKAVEQLRVHVRRHKGVRKFECTECGYKFTRQAHLRRHMEIHDRVENYNPRQRKLRNLIIEDEKAVVVALQPPPELEVGSAEVIVESLSRGSLPEEIPVQRLCSNENFSTADVIEQSLIITTTIPEDCET, from the exons atggcggcggcggcggcgcacAGCGTCCGCGTCCTGCGGGAGCTGAACCGGCAGCGCGCGGCGGGGCAGTTCTGCGACGCGACGCTGGGCGTGGGCGGGCGGGAGTTCCGCGCCCACTGGCCGGTGCTGGCCAGCTGCTCCCGCTTCTTCcgcgcccgcggccccggcgggccGGTGGCGCTGCCCGAGGGCCTCGCCGAcaccttccagctcctcctcgaCTTCTTCTACACCGGCCGCCTGGCGCTCACCGCCCACAACCGCGCCCGCCTGCTGGCCGCCGCCGAGCAGCTCGGCGTGCCCGACGCCGTGGCGCTCTGCCGCGCCttccgccccgccgccccccgccagcggccccgccgcgccgccgccccgagCCGCCCGGGGGAGGCGGACGTcgcggccgcggcggccccgcagcccggcggccAGGCG gctccctccccggccccggaggcggcggcggcgggcgacGGCGGGCGGGGGGACAGCGACGCCGAGTCCCTTCCCGAGAAAAAGGCCCTGCGGAGCAAAAAGAACTCCCCCCCGGGGAAGGGGCCCGGCAGCGCGGGGACGCCGGGGAGCAGAAAAGGTACAGCGGTGCCGGTTGAGTGCCCCACATGTCATAAAACCTTCCTCAGCAAATATTACCTTAAAGTGCACAACAG GAAACACACAGGAGAAAAGCCATTTGAATGTTCCAAATGCGGcaaatgttattttagaaaagagaatCTCCTGGAACATGAAGCCAGAAATTGCATGAACCGGTCTGAGCAG GTTTTCACGTGTTCGGTCTGCCAGGAGGTGTTCAAGAGGCGAATGGAGCTGCGGCTGCACATGGTGTCGCACACGGGGGAGATGCCGTACAAG TGCTCCTCCTGCGCCCAGCAGTTCATGCAGAAGAAAGACCTGCAGAGCCACATGATAAAGCTGCATGGCGCGCCAAAGCCCCACGCG TGCTCGACCTGCTCCAAGTGCTTTCTGTCTCGGACAGAGCTGCGCCTGCACGAGGCCTTCAAGCACCGGGGAGAAAAGCTGTTTGTCTGCGAGGAGTGCGGGCATAGGGCCTCGAGTCGCAACGGCCTGCAGATGCACATCAAGGCCAAGCACAG GAATGAGCGGCCCTACGTTTGCGAGTTCTGCCACCACGCCTTCACGCAGAAAGCCAACCTCAACATGCATCTGCGCACGCACACCGGCGAGAAGCCCTTCCAGTGCCACCTCTGCGGCAAGACCTTCAGGACGCAAG CGAGCCTGGACAAGCACAACCGGACCCACACCGGGGAGCGCCCCTTCAGCTGCGAGTTCTGCGATCAGCGCTTCACGGAGAAGGGGCCCCTGCTGAGGCACATCGCCAGCCGGCACCAGGAGGGGAGGCCCCACTTCTGCCAGATCTGCGGGAAAACGTTCAAAG CCGTTGAACAGCTGCGTGTCCACGTCCGCCGGCACAAGGGCGTGAGGAAGTTCGAGTGCACTGAGTGCGGCTACAAGTTCACCCGGCAG GCTCACTTGAGGCGCCACATGGAGATTCACGACCGGGTGGAGAACTACAACCCCCGGCAGCGGAAGCTGCGGAACCTGATCATCGAGGACGAGAAGGCCGTGGTGGTGGCGCTGCAGCCACCCCCGGAGCTGGAGGTGGGCTCGGCCGAGGTGATCGTGGAGTCCCTGTCCCGTGGCTCCCTGCCCGAGGAGATCCCCGTGCAGAGACTCTGCTCAAACGAGAACTTCTCTACGGCAGATGTGATCGAGCAATCGCTAATTATAACCACGACGATTCCCGAAGATTGTGAAACATAG
- the KLHL21 gene encoding kelch-like protein 21, whose product MAASTGSSSGGTAAAVTGEPAHAVSLLRGLSALRAERSLLDVTVVAGGREFGAHRAVLAAASGYFRAMFGGALREARAERVRLHGVEPECLARLLDFAYTGRVGGLGPDIAERLLRAADLLQFPAVKEACGAWLARQLEPANALDMQDFAEAFACPALAAAAHRFVLRHVGELGAQLERLPLPRLLSYLRDDGLCVPKEEAAFQLALRWVRADPAARAPLLPQLLAHVRLPFVRRFYLLAHVEGEPLVARCPPCLRLLREARDFQAARLDRHDRGPCARMRPRPSTGLAEILVLVGGCDRDCDELVTVDCYNPRTGHWRYLAEFPEHLGGGYSVAALGNDIYVTGGSDGSRLYDCVWRYNSSVNEWTEVSPMLKAREYHSSTVLDGLLYVIASDSTERYDHSVDSWEALQPMLYPMDNCSTTSCRGKLFAIGSLAGKESMVMQCYDPDSDLWSLVNCGHLPPWSFAPKTVTLNGLMYFIRDDSAEVDVYNPAKNEWDKIPAMLQVHVGGSVAVLGGKLYVSGGYDNTFELSDVLEAYDPETRSWSVVGRLPEPIFWHGSVSIFRQFMPETTQEDDGITLDNTINLNRQRQNLHNQNLNELR is encoded by the exons ATGGCGGcgagcacaggcagcagcagcggtgGGACGGCGGCAGCAGTGACGGGGGAGCCGGCGCACGCGGTGTCGCTGCTGCGGGGGCTGAGCGCGCTGCGAGCGGAGCGGAGCCTGCTGGACGTGACGGTGGTGGCGGGCGGCCGGGAGTTTGGGGCACACCGTGCTGTCCTGGCCGCCGCCTCCGGCTACTTCCGCGCCATGTTTGGCGGGGCGCTGCGGGAGGCACGGGCCGAGCGGGTGCGGCTGCACGGCGTGGAGCCCGAGTGCCTGGCGCGCCTCCTCGACTTCGCCTACACCGGCCGGGTGGGCGGGCTGGGCCCCGACATCGCCGAGCGCCTGCTGCGCGCTGCTGACCTGCTGCAGTTCCCTGCCGTCAAGGAGGCCTGCGGCGCCTGGCTGGCACGCCAGCTGGAGCCCGCCAACGCCCTGGACATGCAGGACTTCGCCGAGGCCTTCGCCTGCCCAGCGCTGGCGGCCGCTGCCCACCGCTTCGTCCTGCGGCACGTGGGCGAGCTGGGTGCCCAGCTGGAgcggctgccgctgccgcgCCTCCTCTCCTACCTGAGGGACGACGGGCTCTGCGTCCCCAAGGAGGAGGCCGCCTTCCAGCTGGCGCTGCGCTGGGTGCGCGCCGACCCCGCTGCCCGCGCCCCactgctgccccagctcctggcccACGTCCGCCTGCCCTTCGTCCGCCGCTTCTACCTGCTGGCCCACGTGGAGGGCGAGCCGCTGGTGGCCcgctgcccaccctgcctgcgCCTCCTGCGCGAGGCTCGCGACTTCCAGGCCGCCCGCCTCGACCGCCACGACCGGGGGCCCTGCGCTCGCATGCGCCCCCGGCCCTCCACCGGCCTGGCTGAGATCCTCGTCCTCGTTGGCGGCTGCGATCGCGACTGCGACGAGCTCGTCACCGTTGACTGCTACAACCCACGCACTGGCCACTGGCGCTACCTGGCCGAGTTCCCCGAGCACCTGGGCGGGGGCTACAGCGTCGCTGCGCTGGGCAACGACATCTACGTCACCG GAGGATCGGACGGGTCGAGGCTGTACGACTGCGTCTGGAGGTACAATTCCAGCGTGAACGAGTGGACGGAGGTGTCTCCCATGCTGAAAGCCAGAGAATATCACAGCTCCACGGTCCTGGACGGGCTGCTGTACGTGATCGCCTCCGACAGCACGGAGCGCTACGACCACTCGGTGGACAGCTGGGAGGCTCTGCAGCCCATGCTGTACCCCATGGACAACTGCTCCACCACCTCGTGCCGCGGCAAGCTGTTCGCCATAGGCTCCCTGGCTGGCAAAGAGTCCATGGTTATGCAGTGCTACGACCCCGACAGCGACCTCTGGTCCCTCGTGAACTGCGGCCACCTTCCTCCCTGGTCCTTCGCCCCAAAGACCGTCACTCTCAACGGCCTCATGTACTTCATCAG AGACGACTCGGCTGAAGTGGATGTTTACAATCCAGCGAAGAATGAATGGGATAAAATCCCTGCCATGCTTCAG gTTCACGTTGGGGGGAGCGTGGCCGTGCTTGGCGGGAAGCTCTACGTCTCCGGTGGCTACGACAACACGTTTGAACTCTCGGACGTCCTGGAAGCCTACGACCCCGAGACGCGATCGTGGAGCGTGGTGGGCCGACTCCCTGAGCCCATCTTCTGGCACGGCAGCGTCAGCATATTCCGGCAGTTCATGCCGGAAACCACGCAGGAGGACGACGGCATCACGCTGGACAACACCATCAACTTGAACAGGCAGCGCCAAAACCTTCACAACCAGAACCTTAACGAGCTTCGTTAG